GCCGGAGGGCGCGCCTGCGGCCTTTCATGTGATGGCCAAGCCCACAGGGGCAATCTGCAATCTCGACTGCAGCTATTGCTTTTATCTCGAGAAGGAGGCGCTCTACCCCGGCGCACGCTTTCGCATGCAAGAAGACACCATGGAGGCGTACGTCCGCCAGGTACTCGAGTCCCAGAATGGTCCGCGAGTGACGATTGCCTGGCAGGGCGGCGAGCCAACGCTGATGGGGCTTGCGTTCTTCCGCCGAATGGTCGAAACCGTCGAGCGTTACCGTCGCCCAGGGCAGCGGATTCAGCACACGTTGCAGACCAACGCTACCCTTCTCAACGAAGACTGGGCAATCTTCCTCGCCGAGCACGGATTCCTGGTCGGCGTCAGCATTGACGGTCCACCGGATCTACACGACCGCTTTCGGGTCGATAAGCGCGGCAAGCCGACTTCGAATCGTGTCCTCGCAGGCCTCTTGGCGCTTCGTCGCCACGACGTCGAATACAATGTACTCTGCACCGTGCATGCCGGCAATGTCGGTGAGCCACTGCGGGTCTATCGATACCTTCGCGATGAGTGCGGAGCGCTCGTCATCCAATTCATCCCGATCGTCGAGCACCGGCCGACGGCAGCAGACGGAAGCGCTGTGAGCGAGCGCAGCGTCTCGCCGATTGCCTGGGGGGACTTCCTGATTGCAGTCTTCGACGAGTGGGTCGGTCGTGACGTCGGCGACGTCTTCGTCCAGACATTCGATGCCATACTCGGACCTGTTCTCGGCTTACCGGCTGGGCTCTGCGTGTTTGCCGAGACCTGTGGCGCCGCCGTCGCCCTTGAGCACAACGGCGACGTCTATTCCTGTGACCACTTCGTCGACCCCAAGCACCGGCTTGGCAACCTGCACGAGACGCATCTTGTTGAACTCGTAGGCAGTGATCGTCAACGGCGCTTCGGCAGGGCTAAAAGCGACAGTCTGCCTCGGTACTGCAGGGAGTGCGAGGTTCTCTCCGCATGCTGGGGGGAGTGCCCGAAGAACCGGTTCGCGCTTTCTCCTGATGGAGAGGAGGGTCTCAACTACCTCTGTGCCGGCTATAAGGCATTCTTTCGCCGCGTCGATGCTCCGTTGCGGACCATGGCCGACCTCATCCGCGCTGGCCGTCCCGCTTCCGATATCAAGAGGCAGATCGCTGAGGCAAAGCGCAACGATGACTGCCCGTGTGGCAGTAGGCGGAAGGCGAAGCATTGCCACCAACGCGCCTCTTCCTCGGCCTAGGCCGACCAGCCGCTTCATCACCGTGGCCAGGCGGCGACGTCTCCGTGAGCGAACCCCTACCCGGGCATCTGGCGAGCCTTAAGAAGAAGTGATACGGGGGCTTGGAGCGTGGATTAGGACTTGAAGGTGTGGCTTAGGCTGGCGAGCACGGGCGCGCGAATGCATCTCGACAGGACATCATCGATAACAGACGAGGCTGCAGCGCTGCGTCGTGTGCTGTCCTGCTTCCCCCATCGTGGGGGCTCGGACTCGCGCAACGGGTGGAGCAGTTCACGGGGATTCGGTCATGGGCAACGGGGGAATATTCGGGAGCGCGCCGGGATGTTCGGAGGTGAGCGAACCGGCGGCCACTGCGAAATTCAGCGCTTCGGCCATTGACGCATGAGCAGCGAGGCGGGCACTGAATGCACCTACGAAGGCGTCACCGGCACCGGTCGTGTCGACGACGAGCGTGGGCGGAGCAGGTACCTGCACGATTCCGCGGTCGGTCGCCGCTAGGGCGCCCTCGGCCCCACGAGTGATCACGACGATCGGTGGACCGAGGTCGCGCAACCGTTCGGCCACTCGGGCCGGATCGAGATCGCTGGTCGTGGGTTCACCGAGAAGTTGGAGCGCTTCGACGGCGTTGACGATCAAGACGTCGACGAGTTCGAGGAGCTCGGGGGCAAGCGGGATGTAGGGGGCGCAGTTAAGAACGCGGATGGTGTCGGGGCCAACGAGCTCTGCTGCTCGCTGAATCGCCGATAGTGGCACCTCGGTTTGCATGACGAGCAGCGTGGCGTCGATGAGGAGGGCAGCGGCCCGTTCGATGTCGCCCACATCGAGACACTGATTGGCGCCAGGGGAGACGACGATCGCGTTCTCGCCGTCGGCGGCGACGAGCACGACAGCCGTTCCGGTTGCCTTGCCCTCTGTAGTCGCGACGAACGTCGTCCCGACGCCCTCGTTCTTGAGTTGGGCGATACGGGCAACGCCGGCGTCATCAGTGCCGACACGAGCGATGAGTTCCACCTGGGCCCCACTGCGCGCCGCGGCGACTGCCTGGTTCGCTCCCTTGCCTCCGGGATGAACGGACTGGCGCCCGCCGGTGACCGTCTCGCCCGGTGTCGGAAGGTGCGCGACCTCGACCACGTAGTCGACGTTGATCGAGCCCACGACAACGACGAGTCCTGACGTGGCTGGCGCGTCGTGACCTGCGGCTGGGTTCAAACCGGTGCCTCGACCTGGGGCCATGGATCGCGCCGCGGCGGGAGCACGCGGTACAAGGTGGCGATGAGTTCCGCTCGAACTGTGGCCATCGCGGGGTCGTTCCAGCGATTGTCCCACTCCCTCGGGTCCTCGCTTAGGTCGTAGAGTTCGCCCTCGGTGCCGCGATACGAGACCGTGCTCGCGTTGGCGATGGTGTATCCCGCCAGCCGGGGAGGATGGCCCGTCGGGATGCCGATTGTGCTCGGCTCGTAGACCGTGCAGGTGAACGGGTCAAGGCGGATCGTTCTCAAATGCATGCCGACGGCAGAGCTCGGGCTGTCATAGGTAATGATGATCGGACGTACGGCTGCGGTTGCCTCGGTGCAGGGCAGCGGCAGCCCCTCGATCCACGCCGGTGGCGCGGTGTCGCAAGCCGCTGCGATCGTCGCGGTCACGTCGATCAATGGCACTGACGTGGACACTACGGCCGGGGCGATACCCATTGCCGGAGCCGGTCGCCACAGCAACGGGACGCGCATCAAAGCGTCGCAATGGAAGCCGCCTTTGAAAAGCAAGCCGAACTCGCCCTGAAAGTCGCCGTGGTCTGCCGTCACGATGATGTCGGTATTCGCGCCCCAGCCGCGCCGTTCGAGTTCCTTGAGCACGGTACCGATTGCGTCGTCAATGAGCTCTACTTCGACGTCGATCGTAGCGGAGATCTCGCGCAGCTGATCTGCGGTGAGCTGGTTCGCCGCCCAGTCGCCACGACTGCACTCACCGGTGAATGTGCCTTCGAAGAAGCCGAGCCAGTGGTCGGGCTTTCGCGCCAGGATCTCCCTGCAGCGCGCAAGGTTTCCCGGGTAGTACTCGGGCAGCGGTCGCTCACGCCACGGGACACGGTGGCGTTCTTCGTCAGGCGGATCCCACGGATGATGCGGGTCTGGGAAGCTCATCCATACGAACCACGGCTCACCGTCGGGTAGGCCCGCGAGGTACTCCACAGTCTGCTGCGCCACCCACGAGGTGTGATAGAGCTCGGTCGGGACGGGATTGTTGACGAGATCGGGCGCGCCGGTGTCGCCTCCGAAGCCGTTGGTTGGATGGGCAGCGCGTCGGCGCAGGTTGAGGAATCCTCCGACCCACTCGGGGTGCTCGCGCTGAAGGAAGCGACCGTAATGCCCGTCGAAGGGGCCGTGTCCGGCAAAGCTCACGGTGTCGAAGCCGCGATACGGACCGTGCGCGTCCTCATGTGCGAGACGTTCCTCGTCGTAGCGCAGCTCGGGATCGTATGACGGTTCAAAGTGCCCCTTGCCGATCAGCGCAGTGTGGTAACCCGCAGCGTTGAGGTACGAAGCCACCGACGGCGCGTCGGTTGGAAGCGGCACCCCGACGGCCCAGGCGCCATGCGTATGAGGTAGCTGTCCCGTCAACAAGCTCGATCGCGACGGGGTGCAGGTGACATTCGGTACGTACGCCCGCTCATAGCGCACGCCGCTTCGAGCGATGGAATCGAGGTTCGGCGTCCGAACGACGGGATTACCGGTGCAGTGCAGGGCGTCATGCCGGAGCTGATCGGCCGTGATGAGCAGGACATTCCGCTTCATGCTCGATCCTCGTCGGCAACGCCCTTCAAGAACCAGGGCTCGTCATACAGTGCGTACGGTCCATCGAAGCGCCACGCCTCGTCGCCGTTGTGTCGGGGTAACTCGCGGACGCGAAGGCCTGAGTGCGCAGGGTCCTCGTAGCGCTCGAAGTACTCGGCGATAGCGGACGCGAGGTGATCGCGAATCCGATCAAGCATCGGATCGTTGATGCGGTTCGTCGTCTCGCGTGGATCGACCATGAGGTCGAATAGTTCGTCGGCACCATGCCCCGCCCGCAGGATCAGCTTGTGGTTGCGGCTTCGTGCCATACGCAGATCTCCGTACTCGCCGAACGCGATATCTGGCCAGTCTGGGATTGGCTTGCCGACGAGCAAGTCGACGAAGGAGCGGCCGGGGAGGTCGACATCGGTGGGCGCTGGTAAGGCCGCGAACTCTGCCAGGGTCAGGTGGAGATCGCAGTGGCCGACGAATTCGGAACGCACCTGACCGCCGAGGATCTGACCCGGAGCATTGACGATCATCGGGATGCGGATTGACTCTTCGAGCATGTTATAGGGATGAGTCGCGTTTCCCTTTCCCCACAACCCGTGGTGGCTAGCATTGAGGCCGTGGTCGCTGGTATAGACGACGAGAGTGTGCTCTCGGAGCCCCTGGTCGTCGAGTTCGTCGAGGACGCGCCCGAGCTGCTCGTCAATCTCCGACACCGCTGCGTAGTACTGGGCGAGCGCCTCGCGCGGGTGCTCCCGGGTTCGATAGAGCGACTCGGAAGTAGGGCGACCGAAAGGATGAGTGACGTCGGCGGGGATGTCGTCAAACGAGCAGGAGCGGTACTGCTCGACAAGTCGTTCCGGGTGCCCGCTCCACGGGCTGTGGGTCGCGAAGTGGCCGATGAAGAGGAAGAACGGCTGCTCAGGGGGCCTACGGCGGAGGAACTCGATGGCATGATCGGTGATGGCGTGGCGTTCGAAGTACTTCGGAGGCGCTGCGCTCGGCCACGGGGAGTACATTCCCTCGGGTTCGAGTGGAGCGGACTGTGCGAACCAGTAGTCGAATCCGGGAGCGGGTCTCGACGCGTCACCGAGGTGCCACTTGCCGCTGAAGCCGGTTGCGTATCCGGCAGCGTGCAGTGAGACCGCCAAGGTGCGGTGCCCGGCAATTCCCGGGTGCTCGCCGCTCTTCACCACCGGATCGGCGAGGTAATCGTGCACGCCGTGCTGGGAGGGGATCTTCCCTGTCCAGAACGAGGCGCGCGCCGGCGAGCACACCGGGGTGGCACAGAAGGCGTTGTCGAATCGAACCCCGGTGCGCGCGAGATAGTCGAGGGTTGGCGTACGGATCTCTCGATTGCCCGAGCATCCGAGCGCCCACTGCGCGTGGTCGTCAGTCATGACGACGACGATGTTCGGCCTCGATGCCATCCGCCCTCCTCGCTGTAGGTCCAGCGAACCTTGACTCGCGCTCTCGCCAGGTGCTCTACTACCTACCCTAGACGTCCGAAGTCCAGACGTCCAACCTCTTAGGGGAGAGATGCGGGAGAGAAGCCGGCTGGCAGTCGACGTGGCCGCCGAGTTGCGCGCGCTCATCGCTCGCAACTCGAGTCCCGGTGAGCGGATCCCGGCGGAGAGCGAGCTCGCCGAACAGCTCGGCGTGAGCCGCAATACGCTGCGCGAGGCCCTCTGGCTGCTGTGGAGTGAGGGGCTGCTCGTGCGGCGCTGGGGAGTCGGTACGTTCGTGCGCGATCGGACGCCTCCGTCGCCGTCGCAGCTGCTGGAGTTCGTACCGGTTCGGGACATGATCCGTGGGTCGGGCCGCGAACCCACGCTCACCGTCGCAGTGGTCGAGCGTCGCCCCTGCGTTCGGGAGGCCGCGGTTGCGCTGGGCCTCCGGGAAGGCGAGGAGGCGTGGTGGCTCGACCGCACTTTCGCCGCCGACGGGGTGCCAGCGGTCACCCTGCAGGACTGGGTGCCCAGTCGCGTCAACGGTCGGGAGCTCGACCTCACCCCGTTGAAGGATGTCGACCAAGGGCTGCTGGGCCTGCTGTACGACGCGGCTCGGTGTCGAGTGGTGCGAATGGAAGCACATCTCACCGCGGAATTAGCGAGTGATGAAATGGCCGAGCGCATGCGTCAGCGCCAGCCGTTCCCGGTGATGGTTGGTGTCCAAGTGTCCTACGACGACACGGACCGGCCAGTCATCTTCTCACGCAACTACTACGCGACCGGAGTCTTCGATGTCCGAGTGTTGCGTACGGTCCATCGCTGGCAGCGCCCGTCGGTCAGTGGGGCTGGGACACCCCTATGAACGACCAACCGACTTTTGGCGGCGTTGTGGGCACGACGGTGGACCGGTCGACACCGTATTGGCCGGAGCCACAACGCCGCAACGGCGCACCGAATGTCGTGATCGTCGTCTTCGACGATACGGGCTGGGCCGATTTCGGATGCTTCGGCTCAGAGATCGCAACGCCCACCGTCGATCGCCTGGCGGCTAGTGGCACGAAGCTCACGAACTTTCACGTGACGCCGCTGTGCTCGCCGACGCGAGCCTGTCTGCTGACGGGCCGGAACCATCACAGCGTCGGAATGCGCTTCCTGGCGGTGGCCGACACCGGCTTCCCAAACGCTCGGGCACGACTCCCGCTCGGGGTTCCGACGCTTCCTGGGGTGCTGCGTGAGCGCGGGTATGGCACGTATCTCTCGGGCAAGTGGCACCTCGCGCCCCAGGAGGAGCTCACGCCGGCGGGACCCTTCGGGAATTGGCCGCTGGCACGCGGATTTGACCGCTTCTACGGCTTCCTGAGCGGTGCAAGCGACCAGTTCGCGCCCGAGCTGATCAGCGACAATTCTCCCGCGGTGCACCCAGGTGGAGACGACTACCACCTGAGCGCTGATCTCGTTGACCACGCCATCGGCTTTCTCAGCGACCACGTGGCCTTTCGGCCGAACAACCCGTTCTTCCTCCAACTTGCCTTCGGCGCGACGCACGCGCCGTTCCAGGCGCCGCGGCAGTATCGTGAGCGCTACCGGGGCACCTTCGACGCGGGCTGGGAGGCCACTCGGGCCGCGCGCTTAGAGCGCCAAATAGCGCTCGGCGTGGTTCCGCCGGGTACCGAGCTGACCGAGCACGACGCCGAGGTGCCCCGCTGGGCGGCGCTGAGCGAGGAGGAGCGCCGCCGCTCGGTGGCGTGTCAGGAGGCTTACGCCGGATACCTCGAGCACGCCGACGCAGAGCTCGGCAGGCTTGTGGACTGGCTGGAGCAGCAAGACCTGCTGGGGGAGACCATCGTCATCGTCTTCTCCGACAACGGCGCTGCCGGGGACGGTGGCAGAACAGGCGCCGCGAGTGTGATCGCGCTCTATAACAATCTCGGTCACGACCCGACCGCAAGCGCCATCCCGATCGCCGAGATCGGCTCTCGTACTGGACCGGCACACTACGCCACAGGCTGGGCGATGGCCTCCAACACGCCATTTCGGCTCTACAAGCAGTACGTGGATCTTGGCGGGGTGCGTTCGCCGTGCATTGTGCGCTGGCCGGGCGTGACCGAGTCTCAGGCGGTCAGCCGAGCTTTTGCGCACGTGATCGACATCGCGCCGACGATCCTTGAGGCTGCGGGTTGCATGGACAGCGACGCCGGCCGCGCGATGCATGGTCGCTCACTTCGTTCGGCGCTGTGCGGCGCGCCGCCGAGGGAGACACGGACGCAGTACTTCGAGATGCTCGGTCACCGTGCAATCTGGCACGACGGATGGAAGGCGGTTGCTCGTCATCGGCCGGGATCGCCCTTTGAACA
The sequence above is drawn from the Acidimicrobiales bacterium genome and encodes:
- a CDS encoding anaerobic sulfatase maturase, translating into MAKPTGAICNLDCSYCFYLEKEALYPGARFRMQEDTMEAYVRQVLESQNGPRVTIAWQGGEPTLMGLAFFRRMVETVERYRRPGQRIQHTLQTNATLLNEDWAIFLAEHGFLVGVSIDGPPDLHDRFRVDKRGKPTSNRVLAGLLALRRHDVEYNVLCTVHAGNVGEPLRVYRYLRDECGALVIQFIPIVEHRPTAADGSAVSERSVSPIAWGDFLIAVFDEWVGRDVGDVFVQTFDAILGPVLGLPAGLCVFAETCGAAVALEHNGDVYSCDHFVDPKHRLGNLHETHLVELVGSDRQRRFGRAKSDSLPRYCRECEVLSACWGECPKNRFALSPDGEEGLNYLCAGYKAFFRRVDAPLRTMADLIRAGRPASDIKRQIAEAKRNDDCPCGSRRKAKHCHQRASSSA
- a CDS encoding ribokinase; this encodes MGSINVDYVVEVAHLPTPGETVTGGRQSVHPGGKGANQAVAAARSGAQVELIARVGTDDAGVARIAQLKNEGVGTTFVATTEGKATGTAVVLVAADGENAIVVSPGANQCLDVGDIERAAALLIDATLLVMQTEVPLSAIQRAAELVGPDTIRVLNCAPYIPLAPELLELVDVLIVNAVEALQLLGEPTTSDLDPARVAERLRDLGPPIVVITRGAEGALAATDRGIVQVPAPPTLVVDTTGAGDAFVGAFSARLAAHASMAEALNFAVAAGSLTSEHPGALPNIPPLPMTESP
- a CDS encoding sulfatase-like hydrolase/transferase, with amino-acid sequence MKRNVLLITADQLRHDALHCTGNPVVRTPNLDSIARSGVRYERAYVPNVTCTPSRSSLLTGQLPHTHGAWAVGVPLPTDAPSVASYLNAAGYHTALIGKGHFEPSYDPELRYDEERLAHEDAHGPYRGFDTVSFAGHGPFDGHYGRFLQREHPEWVGGFLNLRRRAAHPTNGFGGDTGAPDLVNNPVPTELYHTSWVAQQTVEYLAGLPDGEPWFVWMSFPDPHHPWDPPDEERHRVPWRERPLPEYYPGNLARCREILARKPDHWLGFFEGTFTGECSRGDWAANQLTADQLREISATIDVEVELIDDAIGTVLKELERRGWGANTDIIVTADHGDFQGEFGLLFKGGFHCDALMRVPLLWRPAPAMGIAPAVVSTSVPLIDVTATIAAACDTAPPAWIEGLPLPCTEATAAVRPIIITYDSPSSAVGMHLRTIRLDPFTCTVYEPSTIGIPTGHPPRLAGYTIANASTVSYRGTEGELYDLSEDPREWDNRWNDPAMATVRAELIATLYRVLPPRRDPWPQVEAPV
- a CDS encoding sulfatase-like hydrolase/transferase, which gives rise to MASRPNIVVVMTDDHAQWALGCSGNREIRTPTLDYLARTGVRFDNAFCATPVCSPARASFWTGKIPSQHGVHDYLADPVVKSGEHPGIAGHRTLAVSLHAAGYATGFSGKWHLGDASRPAPGFDYWFAQSAPLEPEGMYSPWPSAAPPKYFERHAITDHAIEFLRRRPPEQPFFLFIGHFATHSPWSGHPERLVEQYRSCSFDDIPADVTHPFGRPTSESLYRTREHPREALAQYYAAVSEIDEQLGRVLDELDDQGLREHTLVVYTSDHGLNASHHGLWGKGNATHPYNMLEESIRIPMIVNAPGQILGGQVRSEFVGHCDLHLTLAEFAALPAPTDVDLPGRSFVDLLVGKPIPDWPDIAFGEYGDLRMARSRNHKLILRAGHGADELFDLMVDPRETTNRINDPMLDRIRDHLASAIAEYFERYEDPAHSGLRVRELPRHNGDEAWRFDGPYALYDEPWFLKGVADEDRA
- a CDS encoding GntR family transcriptional regulator, which translates into the protein MRERSRLAVDVAAELRALIARNSSPGERIPAESELAEQLGVSRNTLREALWLLWSEGLLVRRWGVGTFVRDRTPPSPSQLLEFVPVRDMIRGSGREPTLTVAVVERRPCVREAAVALGLREGEEAWWLDRTFAADGVPAVTLQDWVPSRVNGRELDLTPLKDVDQGLLGLLYDAARCRVVRMEAHLTAELASDEMAERMRQRQPFPVMVGVQVSYDDTDRPVIFSRNYYATGVFDVRVLRTVHRWQRPSVSGAGTPL
- a CDS encoding arylsulfatase; its protein translation is MNDQPTFGGVVGTTVDRSTPYWPEPQRRNGAPNVVIVVFDDTGWADFGCFGSEIATPTVDRLAASGTKLTNFHVTPLCSPTRACLLTGRNHHSVGMRFLAVADTGFPNARARLPLGVPTLPGVLRERGYGTYLSGKWHLAPQEELTPAGPFGNWPLARGFDRFYGFLSGASDQFAPELISDNSPAVHPGGDDYHLSADLVDHAIGFLSDHVAFRPNNPFFLQLAFGATHAPFQAPRQYRERYRGTFDAGWEATRAARLERQIALGVVPPGTELTEHDAEVPRWAALSEEERRRSVACQEAYAGYLEHADAELGRLVDWLEQQDLLGETIVIVFSDNGAAGDGGRTGAASVIALYNNLGHDPTASAIPIAEIGSRTGPAHYATGWAMASNTPFRLYKQYVDLGGVRSPCIVRWPGVTESQAVSRAFAHVIDIAPTILEAAGCMDSDAGRAMHGRSLRSALCGAPPRETRTQYFEMLGHRAIWHDGWKAVARHRPGSPFEQDRWRLYDTRVDFAECHDLAEREPELLASLQRRWHEEALRFDVYPLDDRPLRQMLMMRDPRRARWRRCWRFLPTQSHLSFTSGICGSARPVRITLRLADRRPGDDGVLLASGTCYGGYVLYVLDEELVFEHVLIGERVTCQAAGKLPLGEVDIAMEFRPAEPPGGSVILEVSGQQVAAQYLPAVARQPAFYGMDIGCDRASQISAAYAGRGEFAYRRDGIVDVTLEFLDVDRDAAEVTEQLERTQ